In one Culex quinquefasciatus strain JHB chromosome 2, VPISU_Cqui_1.0_pri_paternal, whole genome shotgun sequence genomic region, the following are encoded:
- the LOC6031240 gene encoding putative oxidoreductase GLYR1 homolog isoform X2 — MTDSKGYAINDLVWAKMKGFSPWPGRISQPPPELRRIAVKKNIPVRCIFFFGSNNYAWIEETQIKPYHEFKEKLLSSCKSAGFKEAVQQIEDFIANPENFGHLFTGEVDNRPDPDVEFNKLREAENDKSEDGKEEPESVNNTTTPGALETAETTTTTPSTATKKSAAKKKVASTPKARAIGNKAKAAIATIEDIASTPSPKRKRKLNDSGDVSTLDLDTFSPVRRNVPVSHLLNRPVTVARPATPEIDMSSVSNALQSRNIQASNLKFGFLGLGIMGCGIVKNLLNSGHSVVVWNRTATKCRKFQEAGAEVADTPSDVIEMTDVTFSCVSDPQVAKDLVFGNCGVMSANLVGKGYVEMTGVDPETSQDIAEQIISKGGRYLEAQIQGSKNQAEEGTLIILAAGERLLFEECQTCFEAISRNSFYLGDVGNATKMNLVLQMIHGVTLAGIAEGLALADRAGLQQKDVLEVLELTNMSSEMLLQKGNAIIKGEFPTHQPLKHMQKDLKLALGMADGLEQSLPITAASNEVYKHAKRLGYGSHDASAVYVRARF; from the exons ATGACGGACAGCAAAGGATACGCGATCAATGATCTGGTTTG GGCCAAGATGAAGGGCTTCTCGCCCTGGCCGGGCCGTATTTCGCAGCCCCCGCCAGAGCTGCGCCGCATCGCCGTCAAAAAGAACATCCCGGTGCGGTGTATCTTCTTCTTTGGCTCCAACAACTA CGCCTGGATCGAGGAAACCCAGATCAAACCGTACCACGAGTTCAAGGAGAAGCTGCTGTCGTCGTGCAAGTCGGCCGGCTTCAAGGAGGCCGTCCAGCAGATCGAGGACTTTATCGCGAACCCGGAGAACTTTGGCCATCTGTTCACGGGCGAGGTGGACAACCGTCCCGATCCGGACGTGGAGTTCAACAAACTGCGCGAGGCGGAGAACGACAAGAGCGAGGACGGCAAGGAGGAGCCGGAGAGCGTGAACAACACGACGACGCCGGGAGCGCTGGAAACGGccgagacgacgacgacgacgcccagCACGGCGACCAAAAAGTCCGCCGCCAAGAAGAAA GTCGCTTCAACGCCCAAGGCCCGCGCCATCGGTAACAAAGCCAAGGCCGCGATAGCCACCATCGAGGACATTGCGAGCACGCCATCGCCGAAGCGCAAGCGAAAACTGAACGATTCCGGGGACGTGTCGACGCTGGATCTGGACACCTTCTCGCCGGTGCGTCGCAACGTGCCCGTGTCACATCTGCTGAACCGTCCCGTAACGGTGGCGCGTCCGGCCACGCCCGAAATCGACATGTCGAGCGTGTCGAACGCGCTGCAGTCGCGCAACATCCAGGCCTCGAATCTGAAGTTTGGCTTCCTCGGGCTCGGCATCATGGGCTGCGGCATCGTCAAGAACCTGCTCAACTCGGGCCACTCGGTTGTGGTGTGGAACCGCACCGCCACCAAGTGCCGCAAGTTCCAGGAGGCGGGCGCCGAGGTCGCCGACACGCCGTCCGACGTGATCGAGATGACGGACGTGACGTTCTCGTGCGTGTCGGACCCGCAGGTCGCGAAGGAT CTGGTGTTCGGCAACTGTGGCGTCATGTCCGCTAACCTCGTCGGCAAGGGCTACGTCGAGATGACCGGAGTCGACCCGGAAACGTCGCAGGACATCGCCGAGCAGATCATCTCCAAAGGTGGCCGGTACCTGGAAGCACAA ATCCAAGGCTCGAAGAACCAGGCCGAGGAGGGCACGCTGATCATCCTGGCCGCCGGCGAGCGGTTGCTGTTCGAGGAGTGCCAGACCTGCTTCGAAGCCATCTCGCGCAACTCGTTCTACCTCGGCGACGTGGGCAACGCGACCAAGATGAACCTGGTGCTGCAGATGATCCACGGCGTGACGCTGGCCGGCATCGCGGAGGGACTGGCGTTGG CTGACCGGGCAGGACTCCAGCAAAAGGACGTACTAGAAGTGCTCGAGCTGACCAACATGTCCTCGGAGATGCTGCTGCAGAAGGGAAATG CAATCATCAAGGGCGAGTTCCCCACCCACCAGCCGCTGAAGCACATGCAAAAGGACCTCAAGCTGGCCCTGGGGATGGCGGACGGGCTCGAACAGTCCCTGCCCATCACGGCCGCCTCCAACGAGGTGTACAAGCACGCGAAACGTCTCGGGTACGGGTCGCACGACGCGAGTGCGGTGTACGTGCGGGCAAGGTTTTAA
- the LOC6031239 gene encoding zinc finger protein 771 → MSLDESMKRVYKKRSPLCRLCLQEYPKKLMNEIFGKEAGCKKDIQAAVGLKLHRSDQTIRICNNCKEMVNVIVTFQRICQQNEQTLLQGSFEVSWNCWKESIEQINSVRCLLDQFQGSSPVVAVKKEETEMFADCGMVESKVEDEEIDLMQLEIEPLITKVEVDPDNCDGYFEEEANEVEFDNEDDDEDFRPDGPDSESEPEPQAEERKVKKQKAKERYRQTHKAKSGKVVCSTCGEMVSQQGLEGHMNRHLGVAPYSCEVEGCESKLYSKYALQMHRHHHKVVNQYYDCPHCGKKLKGYSNWLRHKSSHTQPPKYSCEICGKQFRRGSHYKIHETVHTGVAKYPCEVCGKRFTVKHNLAAHYKIHMREGTYPINRD, encoded by the exons ATGTCGCTAGATGAATCCATGAAACGCGTCTACAAAAAGCGCAGTCCGCTGTGCCGTTTGTGCCTGCAGGAATATCCCAAAAAACTGATGAAcgaaatttttggaaaagaaGCCGGCTGTAAGAAGGATATCCAGGCTGCCGTTGGACTAAAG CTCCACAGAAGCGATCAAACGATAAGAATCTGCAACAACTGTAAAGAGATGGTGAACGTGATAGTCACATTTCAGCGGATATGCCAACAAAATGAGCAAACACTACTACAGGGCAGCTTCGAAGTCAGCTGGAACTGCTGGAAAGAATCCATCGAACAGATCAACTCGGTACGTTGTTTGCTGGATCAGTTCCAGGGTTCGTCGCCGGTGGTCGCCGTTAAGAAGGAGGAAACGGAGATGTTCGCCGATTGTGGCATGGTTGAGTCTAAAGTAGAGGACGAAGAGATAGATTTGATGCAGCTGGAGATCGAACCGTTAATAACGAAGGTAGAAGTTGATCCTGACAATTGTGACGGGTATTTTGAAGAGGAAGCAAACGAGGTTGAGTTTGATAACGAAGATGATGATGAAGATTTCCGTCCGGATGGCCCCGATTCAGAATCTGAACCGGAACCACAAGCCGAGGAGCGTAAGGTAAAAAAGCAGAAAGCAAAAGAACGATATCGCCAGACCCACAAAGCCAAAAGCGGCAAAGTTGTTTGTTCCACGTGTGGTGAAATGGTTTCTCAGCAGGGTCTGGAAGGTCACATGAACCGGCATTTGGGTGTTGCGCCTTACTCTTGCGAGGTCGAAGGTTGTGAGAGCAAGCTTTACTCCAAGTACGCACTTCAGATGCATCGCCACCATCACAAGGTTGTAAACCAGTACTACGACTGTCCCCATTGCGGAAAAAAGCTGAAAGGGTACAGCAACTGGCTCCGGCACAAATCCAGCCACACGCAGCCCCCCAAATATTCTTGCGAAATTTGCGGCAAACAATTCCGGCGAGG TTCTCACTACAAAATACACGAAACTGTCCACACGGGAGTTGCGAAATATCCTTGCGAAGTGTGCGGAAAGCGCTTCACGGTGAAGCACAATCTGGCAGCGCATTACAAGATTCACATGCGAGAGGGGACGTATCCCATTAATCGGGATTAA
- the LOC6031240 gene encoding putative oxidoreductase GLYR1 homolog isoform X1: MTDSKGYAINDLVWAKMKGFSPWPGRISQPPPELRRIAVKKNIPVRCIFFFGSNNYAWIEETQIKPYHEFKEKLLSSCKSAGFKEAVQQIEDFIANPENFGHLFTGEVDNRPDPDVEFNKLREAENDKSEDGKEEPESVNNTTTPGALETAETTTTTPSTATKKSAAKKKVRASLPIKLNPDKVASTPKARAIGNKAKAAIATIEDIASTPSPKRKRKLNDSGDVSTLDLDTFSPVRRNVPVSHLLNRPVTVARPATPEIDMSSVSNALQSRNIQASNLKFGFLGLGIMGCGIVKNLLNSGHSVVVWNRTATKCRKFQEAGAEVADTPSDVIEMTDVTFSCVSDPQVAKDLVFGNCGVMSANLVGKGYVEMTGVDPETSQDIAEQIISKGGRYLEAQIQGSKNQAEEGTLIILAAGERLLFEECQTCFEAISRNSFYLGDVGNATKMNLVLQMIHGVTLAGIAEGLALADRAGLQQKDVLEVLELTNMSSEMLLQKGNAIIKGEFPTHQPLKHMQKDLKLALGMADGLEQSLPITAASNEVYKHAKRLGYGSHDASAVYVRARF, encoded by the exons ATGACGGACAGCAAAGGATACGCGATCAATGATCTGGTTTG GGCCAAGATGAAGGGCTTCTCGCCCTGGCCGGGCCGTATTTCGCAGCCCCCGCCAGAGCTGCGCCGCATCGCCGTCAAAAAGAACATCCCGGTGCGGTGTATCTTCTTCTTTGGCTCCAACAACTA CGCCTGGATCGAGGAAACCCAGATCAAACCGTACCACGAGTTCAAGGAGAAGCTGCTGTCGTCGTGCAAGTCGGCCGGCTTCAAGGAGGCCGTCCAGCAGATCGAGGACTTTATCGCGAACCCGGAGAACTTTGGCCATCTGTTCACGGGCGAGGTGGACAACCGTCCCGATCCGGACGTGGAGTTCAACAAACTGCGCGAGGCGGAGAACGACAAGAGCGAGGACGGCAAGGAGGAGCCGGAGAGCGTGAACAACACGACGACGCCGGGAGCGCTGGAAACGGccgagacgacgacgacgacgcccagCACGGCGACCAAAAAGTCCGCCGCCAAGAAGAAAGTACGTGCCTCACTGCCCATCAAGTTGAACCCGGATAAG GTCGCTTCAACGCCCAAGGCCCGCGCCATCGGTAACAAAGCCAAGGCCGCGATAGCCACCATCGAGGACATTGCGAGCACGCCATCGCCGAAGCGCAAGCGAAAACTGAACGATTCCGGGGACGTGTCGACGCTGGATCTGGACACCTTCTCGCCGGTGCGTCGCAACGTGCCCGTGTCACATCTGCTGAACCGTCCCGTAACGGTGGCGCGTCCGGCCACGCCCGAAATCGACATGTCGAGCGTGTCGAACGCGCTGCAGTCGCGCAACATCCAGGCCTCGAATCTGAAGTTTGGCTTCCTCGGGCTCGGCATCATGGGCTGCGGCATCGTCAAGAACCTGCTCAACTCGGGCCACTCGGTTGTGGTGTGGAACCGCACCGCCACCAAGTGCCGCAAGTTCCAGGAGGCGGGCGCCGAGGTCGCCGACACGCCGTCCGACGTGATCGAGATGACGGACGTGACGTTCTCGTGCGTGTCGGACCCGCAGGTCGCGAAGGAT CTGGTGTTCGGCAACTGTGGCGTCATGTCCGCTAACCTCGTCGGCAAGGGCTACGTCGAGATGACCGGAGTCGACCCGGAAACGTCGCAGGACATCGCCGAGCAGATCATCTCCAAAGGTGGCCGGTACCTGGAAGCACAA ATCCAAGGCTCGAAGAACCAGGCCGAGGAGGGCACGCTGATCATCCTGGCCGCCGGCGAGCGGTTGCTGTTCGAGGAGTGCCAGACCTGCTTCGAAGCCATCTCGCGCAACTCGTTCTACCTCGGCGACGTGGGCAACGCGACCAAGATGAACCTGGTGCTGCAGATGATCCACGGCGTGACGCTGGCCGGCATCGCGGAGGGACTGGCGTTGG CTGACCGGGCAGGACTCCAGCAAAAGGACGTACTAGAAGTGCTCGAGCTGACCAACATGTCCTCGGAGATGCTGCTGCAGAAGGGAAATG CAATCATCAAGGGCGAGTTCCCCACCCACCAGCCGCTGAAGCACATGCAAAAGGACCTCAAGCTGGCCCTGGGGATGGCGGACGGGCTCGAACAGTCCCTGCCCATCACGGCCGCCTCCAACGAGGTGTACAAGCACGCGAAACGTCTCGGGTACGGGTCGCACGACGCGAGTGCGGTGTACGTGCGGGCAAGGTTTTAA